The sequence below is a genomic window from Haemophilus pittmaniae.
ATCTGGCAGCCATTGCTTTTGCCTGAGGCGGTGCATAAAATTTATCCCCTAAAATGGGATGCCCAAGAGCTAACATATGTAATCTCAGTTGATGAGAGCGTCCGGTGATCGGCGTCAATTTAACCAATGTGGAAAAATCATTACGTCGTTCTAAGATCTCAAAATGAGTACAGGCTTTTTTACCAACAACAAAATCAATGCGCTGACGTGGACGATTTTCCCAATCACAAATTAGAGGAAAATTAACCTCACCGGACTCCTGCTGCAAATGCCCAAACACTAATGCTAAATAATGTTTTTGGGGTTCGCGTTCACGAAATTGGCGTTTAAGTTCGCGATCCGCTGCTTTACTTAATGCAAACAATAAAATACCGCTAGTTGCCATATCCAAACGATGGGCTGGCTCACAAAATCCAAATTTTTCCTTTACCCGACTCATTGCACTGTCAAAATATTCTGGCTTATTGCCGGGAACAGACAATAAGCCGCTAGGTTTATTGACCACACAAATGTGATTATCCTGATAGACAATATCCAAATAAGGTTCCATCGGTGGCCGATAATCAATTAATGCCATTTGCTACTCCTGATTGGTCACAATAATACGTACACTATCCAAACGCCAATTAGCCCCGGCCAAATGATGCAAAATATCCTCTCGTTGTTTAGCCAACAATCCTAGTTCATCCGAGCGAATATTTTTATTTACCCGTTGTAATGCCGATAAACGTTCAAATTCTGCACCAAGATCATGCTTGGCCTGTAATAATGCTTCATCAATAATTTGCTGAGCCGGCTGCGCAAGTAATTTTTCTGCCTGTTGAAATAGGCCTTGCAACAAACTCTGTACTGTTTTCAACATTTTTACCGCAAGAGCTTTATTAAGTGGTTTCAATTTTTGTTGTAGAGTTTCAAAACTGACCTGTGCACTTAAATCATGCCCCTTGCTATCTAATAATAAGCGAATCGCTGTCGGAGGAAGGAAACGCCCTAATTGCAACCCCTGCGGAGCCTGCGCTTCAACCACAAAGACCGTTTCCATCAATAAGGTACCGGCTGGCAATTGTTTATTGACTAATAGCGCCATGGAGGCCTTACCAATATCATTAGCCGTAATTAAATCAATACCATGGCGGATCATAGGATGATCCCAAGTTAAAAACAGCCATTCTTCACGAGCTAATGCTAAAGCACGATCAAAGGTCACCGTCATTGGCTCTTCCTGCAGTCCCGGAAAATCAGCAAACATCATGGTTCCGGTTGGTTGAATCACCAAACTATGTTCGCCTAATTCATCCTGTTCTAAACCGATTAAGTCAAACAACTGTTGGGCTAATTGTCGCAACTGCGGTTCACCATCCTGCGCTGCTATTTGTTGCGCTAAAGCTTGTGCCTGAGCCCCTCCGGCTGAATTCATTTCCAATAAACGATCGCGTCCTTGTTCCAACTCATATTGTAATTGTTCTCGACGCTCACGGGTTTGTATCAGCAAGGAAGAGAAATCCGCAAAACCTGTGACTCTTCTCTGTGCAATATCAAATTCCGTAAATAAACTCATGCCGGCCGGTGATAGTCGTTCAAATGCATCCAAACCTTCGTGATACCAACGCGCCAATAA
It includes:
- the rluA gene encoding bifunctional tRNA pseudouridine(32) synthase/23S rRNA pseudouridine(746) synthase RluA; translation: MALIDYRPPMEPYLDIVYQDNHICVVNKPSGLLSVPGNKPEYFDSAMSRVKEKFGFCEPAHRLDMATSGILLFALSKAADRELKRQFREREPQKHYLALVFGHLQQESGEVNFPLICDWENRPRQRIDFVVGKKACTHFEILERRNDFSTLVKLTPITGRSHQLRLHMLALGHPILGDKFYAPPQAKAMAARLCLHAAQLTISHPINGEIMTFTQSADF